Genomic DNA from Tissierellales bacterium:
TTATCATGACTGCTGGGTGTAGTCCTAACAAAATAATAATATCAACTACTACAGATGATGGAGAACAAAAAACTGTAGTTTTAAATGAAGAGGAATCTAAAGAATTAGTAGACAAAATAGAGGTATCGCTTGATGAATTTGGAGAGTCACTTGAAGATATCGGAGAGGAATTTGGAGAATCAGTAGAGGTTGCATTTGAAAGTCATGAAGACGAAATAGAAAAATTTACAGATGATATAGGAGATAAATTTGATGACTTGGGGGATAAACTTGGAGATGCAGGAGAAGATTTTGGCAAATCTGTAGAAATCAAATTTGAAAGTCATGGAGAAGACATAGAAGACTTTACTGAAAGCTTAGGTGATGCACTTGGTGAGTTTGGAGAAAAACTAGGTGAAATGGGAGAAGAATTAGGAGAATCAGTGGAGATAAGCTTTGAGAAACATGGTGATGAAATAGATGCTTTTTTTGAAAAAACTGGTGAAGATATAACAAATAATATAATTAAGAGAGCGGAAAAATTTGAAGATGCAGTAGAGGATGTAGCAGAAGAGGCCATGGGCGAGAAAAAGTATGAATCATATGATGGTCCACTAAATATCAGATACGATAATGGCAAGTATTACTTGATGACTGATGAAGGTGAGTATGAGGTAGATTTAGATGATGCTGTGAAAGAAGCACTTAGTTTTGAGTAGTATAATAATGCTATGAGGCGAACAAAGTATAAATAATATACTGTTCGTCTTTTTTTGTGTGATAAAATAAGCTTATAATACTGAAGAGAGTGAGTTATATATGATATTAAA
This window encodes:
- a CDS encoding apolipoprotein A1/A4/E family protein; amino-acid sequence: MKKSIIIAMCISMIIMTAGCSPNKIIISTTTDDGEQKTVVLNEEESKELVDKIEVSLDEFGESLEDIGEEFGESVEVAFESHEDEIEKFTDDIGDKFDDLGDKLGDAGEDFGKSVEIKFESHGEDIEDFTESLGDALGEFGEKLGEMGEELGESVEISFEKHGDEIDAFFEKTGEDITNNIIKRAEKFEDAVEDVAEEAMGEKKYESYDGPLNIRYDNGKYYLMTDEGEYEVDLDDAVKEALSFE